A section of the Mesobacillus jeotgali genome encodes:
- a CDS encoding ABC transporter ATP-binding protein has product MSNTPLIEKENLLEIKNLKTYYPVKGGFFRRTVGNVKAVDDVSFEIKKGETLGLVGESGCGKSTTGRTIIRLLNATDGEIIFEGKDITKLRGKTLQAIRQDIQMVFQDPYASLNPMQMVGDIVSEPIRNFKNVSMKDLKEEVIDLLTRVGLPEDAYYKYAHEFSGGQRQRIGIARALALRPKLIIADEPVSALDVSVQSQVLNLLKELQKEFDLTFLFIAHDLSVVKHMSDRIGVMYLGNMVEIADRNSMYAEPLHPYTQALISAIPMPDPRRKKERIVLEGDVPSPLNPPTGCPFHPRCPAAMAECSQVKPALKEVKPGHQVACHLY; this is encoded by the coding sequence ATGAGCAATACACCTTTAATAGAAAAAGAGAATTTGCTGGAGATTAAGAATCTCAAAACTTATTACCCTGTAAAAGGTGGATTCTTCCGCCGGACAGTTGGCAATGTCAAGGCTGTTGATGATGTATCATTTGAAATTAAAAAGGGTGAAACACTTGGGCTCGTTGGAGAATCAGGCTGCGGCAAATCAACAACGGGAAGAACAATCATCAGACTGCTGAATGCCACAGATGGGGAAATCATTTTTGAAGGAAAGGATATCACTAAATTAAGAGGAAAGACATTACAGGCGATCCGCCAGGATATCCAAATGGTCTTTCAGGACCCATATGCTTCGCTGAACCCGATGCAGATGGTTGGTGACATCGTTTCTGAACCCATCCGGAACTTCAAGAATGTCAGCATGAAGGACTTGAAGGAAGAAGTAATAGATTTATTGACCAGGGTAGGTCTTCCTGAAGATGCCTACTATAAATACGCCCATGAATTTTCCGGCGGACAGAGACAAAGAATCGGTATTGCCCGGGCGCTGGCGTTAAGACCGAAACTCATCATCGCGGATGAGCCGGTGTCTGCGCTTGACGTATCAGTGCAATCCCAGGTTCTGAATCTATTAAAAGAGCTTCAAAAGGAATTTGATCTGACTTTCTTATTTATCGCTCATGACCTTAGTGTCGTTAAGCATATGAGTGACCGGATCGGCGTTATGTATCTCGGCAATATGGTTGAAATTGCTGATCGCAACAGCATGTATGCTGAGCCGCTCCACCCATATACTCAGGCTTTGATCTCAGCCATTCCAATGCCGGATCCGCGCAGGAAAAAGGAAAGAATTGTGCTGGAAGGGGATGTGCCAAGTCCGCTTAACCCTCCGACAGGGTGTCCGTTCCACCCGCGCTGCCCAGCAGCGATGGCAGAATGTTCCCAGGTAAAGCCAGCTTTAAAGGAGGTGAAGCCAGGACATCAAGTTGCTTGCCACCTTTACTAG
- a CDS encoding peptide-binding protein encodes MKLRKVSWLLISLTLILSIFLTACTGNNAEDPKETPGDDGKKEEEAAGPQKGGDLIIGSTGAPTVFNPLYSTDTSSSDIEGFIYDSLVSSDTEFNPTLSMAESIDISEDGLTFTAKLKKGIKWHDGEEFTADDVVFTFSIPKNPDYNGERGSAFEAMESVKKIDDYTVEFKLSKKDASFYPVSLSYYILPEHILKDVPVADLGEHEFNTKSPIGTGPFKFVEWKDGEYVKVEAFDDYFKGRPYLDTLTYKIVPDMDAMIAQIQAGDIHFAAGVPGTDIETVKSFPGVKVESGLGLSYTYLGYNQKNELFKDKKVRQAITHAIDREAIVSSVMNGDGKVADVPESPLSFAYNDDVPKFGYDVEKAKSLLAEAGWKDTDGDGILDKDGKKFSFTVKTNQGNKVREDIVVVLQEQLKEVGIEAKPEIVEWSAFIEQISAPNWKYDALVLGWSLSTFPDQYDIFHSSQMKEGLNFVWYSNPEADKLMEEAKQILDQDEYKAAYAEIYKMLAEDQPYTFLYYPNVHRVMPANLEGYVFHAKDDFYEISKWWLKK; translated from the coding sequence GTGAAATTAAGAAAAGTTTCATGGTTGTTAATCAGTCTTACCCTGATCCTGTCTATATTCCTTACTGCTTGTACAGGAAATAATGCAGAGGACCCTAAAGAAACTCCGGGAGATGACGGAAAAAAAGAAGAAGAGGCTGCAGGACCACAGAAGGGCGGAGATTTAATCATTGGTTCAACTGGTGCACCGACCGTTTTCAACCCGCTTTATTCAACAGATACATCCAGCTCTGACATAGAAGGATTCATTTATGACAGCCTTGTATCATCTGATACCGAATTTAACCCGACACTGAGCATGGCTGAGTCAATCGATATATCTGAAGATGGATTGACATTTACAGCTAAATTGAAAAAGGGGATTAAATGGCATGACGGGGAAGAGTTCACGGCAGATGATGTCGTTTTCACCTTCAGCATCCCAAAAAACCCTGATTACAATGGCGAGCGGGGATCGGCCTTCGAAGCAATGGAATCTGTCAAAAAAATTGATGATTATACTGTCGAGTTCAAGCTGAGCAAGAAGGATGCTTCTTTCTATCCTGTTTCTTTGAGTTATTACATTCTGCCTGAGCATATCCTTAAAGATGTTCCAGTTGCAGATCTTGGCGAGCACGAATTCAACACGAAAAGCCCAATTGGTACTGGTCCATTCAAATTCGTTGAATGGAAAGACGGAGAGTATGTAAAGGTAGAGGCATTTGATGATTATTTCAAAGGCCGCCCATACCTAGATACACTCACGTATAAAATTGTTCCAGATATGGATGCGATGATTGCTCAAATCCAGGCGGGTGATATCCACTTTGCAGCTGGCGTGCCAGGGACAGACATCGAAACTGTCAAGTCATTCCCTGGTGTTAAGGTGGAATCAGGTCTAGGCCTTTCTTACACATATCTTGGATATAACCAGAAAAATGAGCTTTTCAAAGATAAAAAGGTCCGTCAGGCAATCACTCACGCTATTGACAGGGAAGCAATCGTTAGTTCTGTCATGAACGGAGACGGTAAAGTTGCAGATGTTCCGGAAAGTCCACTTTCCTTTGCTTATAACGATGATGTTCCGAAATTCGGATACGACGTAGAGAAAGCTAAGTCTTTGCTGGCTGAAGCTGGCTGGAAGGATACTGATGGTGACGGAATTCTTGATAAGGACGGCAAGAAATTCTCCTTCACAGTAAAAACGAACCAGGGTAACAAAGTAAGGGAAGACATTGTCGTAGTCCTCCAAGAACAATTGAAGGAAGTTGGAATTGAAGCTAAACCTGAAATCGTCGAATGGAGCGCGTTCATCGAGCAAATCTCAGCTCCAAACTGGAAATACGACGCACTTGTTCTTGGATGGAGCTTATCAACATTCCCGGATCAGTATGATATTTTCCACTCCAGTCAGATGAAGGAAGGCCTGAACTTCGTCTGGTACTCAAATCCTGAAGCAGATAAGCTGATGGAAGAAGCGAAACAGATTCTGGACCAGGATGAATACAAAGCAGCATATGCAGAAATTTATAAGATGCTGGCAGAAGACCAGCCTTACACATTCCTGTACTATCCAAATGTCCACAGGGTAATGCCGGCTAATCTGGAAGGCTATGTATTCCACGCGAAGGATGATTTTTACGAAATCTCCAAGTGGTGGCTGAAAAAATAG
- a CDS encoding ABC transporter ATP-binding protein, with amino-acid sequence MSNYSIHKEAPLLEIKNLETAFNIDGEYYNAVDKVSFAVKPRQIVGVVGESGCGKSVMSLSVMQLLPKGVGKIHGGEIIFEGIHLEKMSEKEMNKIRGRDISMIFQEPMTSMNPVFTIGFQLQEVLFNHTKISKAEARQKSVALLKSVGISRPEKIVDEYPHQLSGGMRQRVMIAMAIANQPKLLIADEPTTALDVTVQAQILELLKSIQEVNDMSVIMITHDLGVVAEMCDEVIVMYAGRIVERADVDTLFYNPKHPYTELMMGAIPKMDEDKEELSSIKGIVPSLKNMPAIGCRFANRCPKAMPECTSITPQLGEVEQGHEVACILYEASMPKEGVRA; translated from the coding sequence ATGAGCAACTATTCAATACATAAAGAAGCACCTTTGTTAGAGATCAAAAACCTTGAAACAGCTTTTAATATCGATGGAGAATACTATAACGCTGTAGACAAGGTGAGTTTCGCTGTCAAACCAAGACAGATTGTCGGGGTTGTTGGCGAATCAGGGTGCGGAAAGTCAGTAATGAGCCTCTCGGTTATGCAGCTGCTTCCAAAAGGGGTTGGCAAAATCCATGGCGGCGAAATTATCTTTGAAGGCATTCATCTTGAAAAGATGTCCGAAAAGGAAATGAACAAAATCCGCGGGCGTGATATTTCAATGATCTTCCAGGAACCAATGACATCGATGAATCCGGTTTTCACGATTGGGTTTCAGCTGCAGGAAGTATTGTTCAACCATACGAAGATTTCTAAAGCAGAAGCAAGACAAAAGAGTGTTGCTTTACTGAAGAGTGTTGGTATTTCCCGGCCTGAAAAGATTGTTGATGAGTACCCTCACCAATTGTCCGGCGGCATGAGACAAAGGGTCATGATCGCAATGGCTATCGCAAACCAGCCAAAGCTTCTGATTGCGGACGAGCCTACAACCGCATTGGATGTTACTGTACAAGCCCAGATCCTTGAGTTGCTAAAGAGCATTCAGGAAGTTAATGATATGTCTGTCATCATGATCACGCATGATCTTGGTGTAGTGGCAGAGATGTGCGATGAGGTCATCGTAATGTACGCCGGCAGGATCGTGGAACGCGCCGATGTCGATACTCTCTTTTATAATCCTAAGCATCCATATACTGAACTGATGATGGGAGCCATCCCCAAGATGGATGAGGACAAAGAAGAGTTAAGCTCAATCAAAGGAATTGTCCCTTCGCTTAAGAACATGCCGGCAATCGGCTGCCGATTTGCAAACCGATGTCCGAAAGCAATGCCAGAGTGTACAAGCATCACTCCACAGCTTGGAGAGGTCGAACAAGGTCATGAAGTGGCGTGCATTCTATATGAAGCAAGTATGCCAAAAGAAGGAGTCAGGGCATAA
- the opp4C gene encoding oligopeptide ABC transporter permease: MHGVKTSHDTMLGIIVRKFMKNKLAIFGGIFLIIIITAALLAPVIAPYSPSKQNLLLKLQPPNSEHWLGTDRFGRDVFSRLLYGARISLLVGFASVLGSITIGTFLGAVAGYVGGIVDAMIMRFVDIILSIPSIFLLITLVTIFKPGVDKLILIFALLGWTTTARLVRGEFLSLRSREFVLASKTIGTKTPTIIFSHILPNAMGPIIVSATLAVGYVILAESGLSYLGLGIQPPHASWGNMLQDAQNFTILLKSWWYPLGPGLMILLTVICFNFVGDGLRDALDPKINE; the protein is encoded by the coding sequence ATGCACGGTGTCAAAACCTCACATGATACAATGCTCGGAATCATTGTCAGGAAGTTCATGAAAAACAAGCTTGCCATATTTGGGGGGATATTCCTGATCATCATCATAACTGCTGCTCTGTTAGCACCAGTTATTGCCCCTTACTCACCTTCCAAGCAGAACCTGCTCCTGAAATTACAGCCGCCAAACAGCGAGCACTGGCTTGGGACAGACAGGTTTGGCAGAGACGTATTTTCAAGGCTTCTATATGGAGCAAGAATCTCCCTATTAGTCGGCTTCGCTTCTGTTCTTGGTTCGATAACGATAGGCACCTTCCTTGGAGCTGTAGCTGGGTATGTTGGCGGGATTGTTGATGCGATGATCATGAGATTTGTCGATATCATTCTTTCTATCCCATCTATATTTTTATTGATTACACTGGTAACGATTTTCAAGCCGGGAGTGGATAAGCTAATTTTGATATTTGCACTGTTGGGCTGGACAACTACCGCCCGATTAGTCAGAGGTGAATTTCTCTCTTTAAGGTCGAGAGAGTTTGTCCTCGCATCCAAAACGATTGGAACAAAGACGCCTACGATCATTTTCTCCCATATCCTTCCGAATGCAATGGGTCCGATCATCGTCTCGGCTACACTGGCAGTAGGCTATGTTATTCTGGCAGAGTCAGGATTGAGTTATTTGGGTCTGGGAATTCAGCCCCCGCATGCAAGCTGGGGAAATATGCTCCAGGATGCACAGAATTTTACCATCCTGCTAAAATCCTGGTGGTACCCGCTTGGACCGGGATTGATGATCCTGTTGACTGTCATTTGCTTCAACTTTGTGGGGGATGGATTGAGGGATGCACTTGACCCTAAGATAAACGAGTGA
- a CDS encoding DUF2268 domain-containing protein, giving the protein MRTDEWLKTEFNRPQNICEKLLAYFEDDVDAKKVYGYLKNFGMYRPDRKSKKIFEELKAKKFWPETEKVFRKYKTKWNGPDIPIFLFPMDSANSRLMKEGKGKSGLSFIDKMFIFLTPLDDMKDLEALFVHEYHHVCRMQAQKKSPDEYTLLDSIILEGLAEHAVATHCGEKYTGEWSRRYSTKTLEGYWINDLSKKLSITRNDREHDQILFGLGSRPRLLGYAMGYEIVKQYKQYGNFSEKASFSIPAREFTKPLKF; this is encoded by the coding sequence GTGAGGACGGACGAATGGCTGAAAACAGAATTTAACAGGCCGCAAAATATTTGTGAAAAGCTGCTTGCTTATTTTGAAGATGATGTTGATGCGAAGAAAGTATACGGCTATTTAAAAAACTTTGGCATGTACAGGCCGGACCGCAAAAGTAAAAAGATATTCGAAGAATTAAAGGCTAAGAAATTTTGGCCGGAAACTGAAAAGGTTTTTCGTAAATACAAAACAAAATGGAATGGTCCTGATATTCCTATCTTCCTATTTCCAATGGATTCGGCGAATTCAAGATTGATGAAGGAAGGAAAAGGGAAGTCTGGCTTATCCTTTATCGATAAAATGTTTATTTTTCTGACACCACTAGATGATATGAAAGATCTCGAAGCGTTGTTTGTTCACGAATATCACCATGTATGCAGGATGCAGGCCCAAAAGAAGAGTCCAGATGAATACACCTTGCTTGATTCAATCATTTTGGAAGGGCTTGCGGAACATGCAGTAGCGACTCATTGCGGCGAGAAATATACTGGCGAATGGAGCAGGCGGTATTCGACAAAAACCCTGGAAGGATATTGGATTAATGACCTTTCAAAAAAACTGTCGATAACCAGAAATGACCGTGAACACGATCAAATTTTATTTGGCTTGGGGAGCAGACCTAGACTGCTGGGTTATGCAATGGGATACGAAATCGTAAAACAATATAAGCAATATGGAAATTTTTCTGAAAAAGCTTCATTTTCTATTCCTGCCCGTGAATTCACAAAGCCGTTAAAATTTTAA
- a CDS encoding ABC transporter permease, with translation MLSYIIRRILMAIPLLLGITIVSFAIMKLAPGDPASLMMDPTISPEDKARFMERYGLNDPIHIQYLKWLGAMLQGDFGTSLIRKGVPVIEMIMNRMPNTILLMVVSTLLALLISIPFGVISATRPYSKLDYTVTVTSFLGVATPNFFLGLILIMLFAVQNNWFPTGGVATLNAPFSFWDRIHHLIMPAFVLAAADMAGLTRYTRSSMMEVIKQDYIRTARAKGFKENKVIYKHGLRNGLIPVITIFGLMIPSFIGGAVIVEKIFTWPGIGLLFVDSAFQRDYPVIMGLTVISAVFVVIGNLIADILYAIFDPRIEY, from the coding sequence ATGCTATCTTATATTATTCGCCGAATACTTATGGCCATTCCTTTGCTGCTGGGCATTACGATCGTCTCTTTTGCCATTATGAAGCTGGCCCCGGGAGATCCTGCCAGCTTGATGATGGATCCGACCATCAGCCCTGAAGACAAGGCCAGATTCATGGAAAGATACGGTCTCAATGATCCAATCCATATCCAGTATTTGAAATGGCTGGGAGCAATGCTTCAAGGGGACTTCGGGACCTCACTGATACGAAAAGGAGTTCCGGTAATAGAAATGATCATGAATAGGATGCCGAATACGATATTATTAATGGTCGTATCGACCTTGCTGGCCCTGCTGATTTCCATCCCATTTGGAGTCATATCTGCCACAAGACCGTACTCGAAGCTTGATTATACAGTAACCGTGACTTCCTTTCTCGGCGTAGCAACACCAAACTTCTTCCTGGGCTTGATCCTGATCATGCTTTTTGCTGTCCAGAATAATTGGTTTCCAACTGGTGGGGTTGCGACCTTGAATGCACCATTCAGCTTCTGGGACAGAATCCACCATTTGATCATGCCGGCATTTGTTCTGGCTGCGGCTGATATGGCAGGCCTGACACGGTATACGAGATCGAGCATGATGGAAGTGATTAAACAGGATTATATAAGGACAGCGAGGGCGAAGGGTTTTAAGGAGAATAAAGTTATTTATAAACACGGTCTCAGGAATGGACTGATTCCGGTCATCACAATTTTTGGATTAATGATACCTTCCTTCATTGGCGGAGCGGTAATTGTTGAAAAAATCTTTACGTGGCCAGGAATTGGCTTGTTATTCGTAGATTCTGCATTTCAGCGGGATTACCCGGTAATAATGGGCTTGACTGTTATTTCGGCAGTGTTTGTCGTTATCGGTAATTTGATCGCGGACATCCTTTATGCAATTTTTGATCCAAGGATCGAGTATTAA